The Pyrococcus kukulkanii genome contains a region encoding:
- a CDS encoding DUF257 family protein, which yields MTGGEVAMEISDVLEKEKISVLVEYTSEDVLGPTVFTILQRIIEKYGERALVIITDFLDTLPIYKYQAELLGMKTDLIDNVPVIKVGGKISVGNVLHKIPISAYPVYKTLYEEALGKLLDNVRHHNGFYVNMQLGIENIMNIFDKKELIEQVHDIGEYVVTKSKDIRDIVFVNTDSMKNVSLQVISMLKMIFPIVLKLTNDGKSFVVSKSVFPSLKGSSGTIWEVKE from the coding sequence GTGACAGGTGGTGAGGTAGCCATGGAGATATCGGATGTGCTCGAAAAGGAAAAGATAAGCGTATTGGTAGAATATACATCCGAGGATGTACTTGGCCCAACGGTGTTTACAATACTGCAGAGAATTATAGAAAAGTACGGAGAGAGGGCTTTGGTCATAATTACGGACTTCCTTGACACCCTCCCTATATATAAGTATCAAGCAGAGCTCTTGGGTATGAAAACGGATTTAATAGACAACGTTCCAGTGATAAAGGTCGGTGGAAAGATCAGCGTTGGTAATGTACTTCACAAGATTCCGATCTCAGCATACCCGGTGTATAAAACCCTGTACGAGGAAGCCTTAGGGAAGCTGTTGGACAACGTGAGACATCACAACGGTTTCTACGTAAATATGCAACTTGGAATAGAGAATATAATGAACATATTTGATAAGAAAGAGCTTATCGAACAGGTTCACGATATTGGGGAATACGTTGTGACGAAGAGCAAAGATATTAGGGATATCGTTTTCGTTAACACTGATTCGATGAAGAACGTTTCTCTTCAAGTGATTTCAATGCTGAAGATGATCTTTCCAATAGTTTTGAAGCTAACAAATGATGGAAAGTCCTTTGTTGTGAGTAAAAGCGTTTTTCCAAGCCTTAAAGGAAGTAGTGGTACAATATGGGAGGTGAAGGAGTAA
- a CDS encoding DUF2283 domain-containing protein, whose product MKVRYDLKNKILYILIREGEVADTDEVAEDVWVEYYEKEKEDIMGIEIWNAEISNKLLFENQKNYKTQYTQRH is encoded by the coding sequence ATGAAAGTTAGGTACGATCTAAAGAACAAAATCCTATACATCCTAATTAGGGAGGGAGAAGTTGCCGATACTGACGAAGTAGCGGAAGATGTTTGGGTAGAATACTATGAGAAAGAGAAAGAGGATATAATGGGAATAGAGATTTGGAACGCTGAAATATCAAACAAGCTTCTTTTTGAGAACCAGAAAAACTACAAAACTCAATATACCCAAAGACACTAG
- a CDS encoding DUF257 family protein — protein sequence MEHDIIAKMIIDEIKNGDIAIIEYPSTFPAHELLWDNLVMSFIKEFEVVIDDFFGVGDILFRTYIRRVSPEKYKRVMESIVGNVKAVKIGPGKISYSEIVEEIPLTYDLSEFIKLYYPGIREILAKSSKRVIFITVGLAEYLYFGGERALETILLSRSVLPIEDWTSIYLLNLDLAPEKSVAALEEISPLVIYASNKGILVKKG from the coding sequence ATGGAACATGATATCATAGCTAAAATGATCATAGATGAAATAAAGAATGGGGACATAGCGATAATAGAATACCCAAGCACGTTCCCTGCTCATGAACTTCTTTGGGATAACCTAGTCATGAGTTTCATTAAGGAATTCGAGGTCGTCATAGATGATTTTTTTGGCGTGGGGGACATACTTTTCAGGACGTACATAAGAAGAGTCTCCCCGGAAAAGTACAAAAGGGTAATGGAGAGCATAGTGGGGAACGTTAAGGCAGTTAAAATTGGGCCCGGGAAAATTAGTTACAGCGAAATAGTCGAAGAGATACCCCTCACGTATGACCTATCTGAATTCATCAAACTATATTACCCAGGGATAAGAGAGATACTTGCTAAGTCATCTAAAAGGGTGATATTTATCACGGTAGGACTTGCCGAATACTTGTACTTTGGAGGGGAGAGGGCTCTGGAGACGATTCTGCTAAGTAGGAGTGTTTTGCCAATAGAGGACTGGACCTCAATATACCTCCTGAACTTGGATCTAGCCCCTGAAAAGAGCGTTGCAGCCTTGGAAGAGATAAGTCCATTGGTAATATATGCCTCAAACAAGGGAATTCTGGTGAAGAAAGGATGA
- a CDS encoding ABC transporter substrate-binding protein has product MKKAGLLLVLIITMAIFGAGCIGAKATQTQTGKVVTITDMMGRQVKVKVPVQRVVITFNVEEYLAVGGVNALKKIVGWSRYYWEGRRPTVWEVYVKKFPWIKDIPDVGYPWKGTFSAEKVIELKPDVVIMSKEQYRYAKEQIERIEKAGIPVVFIDYYEPFNITAHEKSTMILGTLLGKEDRAKELMQYYKQQVQSILERLQKVEKEYPKPKVLLLGKGWTSYGRNHYRGKMIEFAGGINIAANVLESSGEINPEYVLKENPDVIIFIGKKGWNIDLGYTVSKERAKGMLKEIIKRPGWENLNAVKNKRVYAIHIYFVHGHIYDFVALQYFVKWFYPEAFKDIDPEKSWKEFHEKFLPVGYNGTWAVGFADP; this is encoded by the coding sequence ATGAAGAAAGCTGGATTACTCCTTGTTTTGATAATAACGATGGCAATCTTTGGAGCTGGATGCATAGGGGCAAAAGCCACCCAAACCCAAACGGGAAAGGTAGTAACTATTACGGACATGATGGGAAGACAGGTCAAGGTCAAAGTTCCAGTGCAGAGGGTTGTCATAACGTTCAACGTCGAGGAATACCTTGCCGTTGGTGGCGTTAATGCCCTGAAGAAGATAGTGGGATGGAGCAGATATTACTGGGAGGGAAGAAGACCCACTGTATGGGAAGTTTATGTAAAGAAGTTCCCATGGATAAAGGATATCCCAGACGTTGGATATCCATGGAAGGGAACGTTCAGTGCGGAGAAAGTCATTGAATTAAAGCCAGATGTTGTGATAATGTCAAAAGAGCAGTATAGGTATGCAAAGGAGCAAATAGAGAGGATAGAGAAGGCTGGAATCCCAGTTGTGTTCATCGACTACTATGAACCATTTAACATAACGGCCCACGAAAAGAGCACCATGATCCTTGGCACTCTACTTGGAAAAGAGGACAGGGCAAAGGAGTTAATGCAGTATTATAAGCAGCAGGTTCAAAGTATACTCGAAAGACTCCAAAAGGTCGAGAAGGAGTATCCAAAGCCAAAAGTTCTACTTCTGGGTAAGGGATGGACAAGCTATGGAAGGAACCACTACAGAGGAAAAATGATAGAATTTGCAGGAGGAATAAATATAGCAGCCAATGTTCTTGAGAGCTCAGGGGAGATAAACCCAGAATACGTCCTTAAGGAAAATCCAGACGTCATAATATTCATCGGAAAGAAGGGCTGGAACATTGACTTAGGCTACACCGTAAGCAAGGAGAGAGCGAAGGGGATGCTGAAAGAGATAATCAAGAGACCAGGTTGGGAGAATCTGAACGCTGTAAAGAACAAAAGGGTTTATGCAATCCACATCTACTTCGTTCACGGACACATCTACGACTTCGTAGCCCTCCAGTACTTTGTAAAATGGTTCTATCCAGAGGCATTTAAGGACATAGATCCAGAGAAATCATGGAAAGAATTCCACGAGAAGTTCTTACCTGTAGGGTACAACGGAACCTGGGCGGTAGGCTTCGCAGATCCATGA
- a CDS encoding signal recognition particle protein Srp19, with product MGKFVVWPSELDARLTKKYGRVVPRNIAVDSPSLDEIVDALEMIGAKVVEIERDKLNPRLSGIDEDLRTYGMLVVESPYGKAKTLKLVAQKIRELRKRKK from the coding sequence ATGGGAAAATTTGTTGTTTGGCCCTCTGAGCTTGATGCTAGGCTCACCAAAAAATATGGAAGGGTAGTTCCCAGGAACATCGCAGTTGATAGTCCCTCTTTGGATGAAATAGTTGATGCCTTAGAGATGATTGGGGCTAAAGTCGTTGAGATTGAGCGAGATAAACTAAACCCGAGGTTATCTGGGATAGATGAAGATTTGAGAACTTATGGAATGCTCGTTGTAGAAAGCCCCTATGGGAAGGCAAAAACCCTCAAACTTGTTGCTCAGAAAATCAGAGAGCTTAGGAAGAGAAAGAAATAG
- a CDS encoding class I SAM-dependent methyltransferase: MSVKAIIRDYWNGRAETFDKSPGHVSSPDEWRRVLSRVFPKKMKILDVGTGTGFIAMRLAELGHDVTGIDISENMIEIAKEKARRANLPIRFLIGDAENLPFEDGEFNGVICRHVLWTLPNPEKALMEFFRVTKPGGKVVIIEGNWKQPTGLKKAIRYFATLIYEKRKPTSLPPWINEKLPLRRGKVPDSIVDILRRLGIKEIIIEDLSWLREIQRKEFPLFYRLVWSNYEYYLIQAIKEGEK; this comes from the coding sequence ATGAGCGTTAAAGCCATCATTCGGGATTACTGGAACGGCAGGGCGGAAACTTTTGATAAATCCCCTGGACACGTATCCTCACCTGACGAGTGGAGAAGAGTTTTATCAAGAGTTTTTCCTAAGAAGATGAAGATCCTTGACGTTGGAACTGGTACCGGATTTATAGCGATGAGATTAGCCGAACTAGGACACGACGTTACTGGAATTGATATCTCCGAAAACATGATAGAAATTGCAAAAGAAAAGGCCCGTAGGGCGAATTTACCAATTAGATTCCTCATTGGTGATGCGGAGAATCTGCCCTTCGAGGATGGAGAGTTTAATGGCGTCATATGCAGGCACGTTCTATGGACACTTCCAAATCCAGAAAAAGCCCTTATGGAGTTCTTCAGAGTAACAAAGCCTGGAGGGAAAGTGGTTATAATAGAAGGGAACTGGAAGCAACCTACAGGCCTTAAAAAAGCCATAAGGTACTTTGCAACTCTCATATACGAGAAAAGGAAACCAACGAGTCTACCACCATGGATCAACGAGAAACTTCCTCTCAGAAGAGGGAAGGTCCCAGATTCCATAGTGGACATTTTAAGAAGGCTCGGAATTAAGGAAATAATTATTGAGGATCTATCCTGGCTTAGAGAGATCCAAAGGAAGGAATTTCCCCTTTTCTACAGGCTTGTTTGGTCAAATTATGAGTACTATTTAATTCAAGCCATCAAGGAGGGAGAAAAATGA
- a CDS encoding IS1/IS1595 family N-terminal zinc-binding domain-containing protein, with protein sequence MKGEVILDVQRLLSLTDEEVVEAVRKLRGRVRCPYCGSSEIVKIGFIKRHNGLGIRRFKCKNCGRTFNELDGTPLSGVHSLRRIVLIAYFALYLKFTPSTIMAIVDLKYPTVVRLYRKVTENKEFFNELLELLLNEQ encoded by the coding sequence ATGAAAGGGGAAGTTATACTTGACGTTCAGAGGTTGCTCTCCCTTACGGATGAAGAAGTAGTGGAAGCTGTTAGGAAACTAAGGGGTAGGGTTAGATGTCCCTATTGTGGATCCTCGGAGATTGTCAAGATAGGATTCATAAAGAGACATAATGGACTTGGAATTCGGAGGTTCAAGTGCAAGAATTGTGGAAGAACATTTAACGAGCTGGATGGAACTCCTTTAAGCGGTGTTCATTCACTGAGGCGAATAGTACTCATAGCATACTTTGCATTGTACTTGAAATTTACCCCCTCGACTATTATGGCGATAGTTGACTTGAAGTATCCAACTGTCGTTAGATTGTACAGAAAGGTTACTGAGAATAAGGAATTTTTCAATGAATTGTTGGAATTATTACTAAATGAACAATAA
- a CDS encoding tRNA (adenine-N1)-methyltransferase, with amino-acid sequence MIKEGEKVVLVDPRGKRYLVTVQDRDFHTDLGILKLEEIIGKEYGESIKSHKGHEFKILKPRIVDYLDKMKRGPQIVHPKDAALIVAYAGISPGDFIVEAGVGSGALTLFLANIVGSQGKIVSYEIREDFAKLAWENIKWAGFDDRVTIKLKDIYEGIDEENVDHVILDLPQPERVVEHAAKALKPGGFFVAYTPCANQVIRLREKLREFKDVFMKPRTIDVVIFEQEVKKECMRPTTTILAHTGYITFARKI; translated from the coding sequence ATGATTAAGGAAGGAGAGAAAGTAGTTCTCGTTGACCCAAGGGGAAAAAGGTATTTAGTCACCGTTCAAGATAGGGACTTCCACACCGATCTGGGGATATTAAAGCTGGAGGAGATAATTGGCAAGGAGTACGGAGAATCAATAAAGAGCCACAAAGGGCATGAGTTCAAAATTCTAAAGCCCAGGATAGTAGATTACCTAGATAAAATGAAGAGAGGCCCCCAAATAGTTCACCCTAAGGATGCTGCATTAATAGTTGCATACGCTGGGATTTCCCCAGGGGATTTCATAGTGGAAGCTGGAGTAGGAAGTGGGGCTTTAACTTTATTCCTAGCAAACATAGTGGGGTCCCAGGGAAAGATAGTCAGCTACGAAATAAGGGAGGATTTTGCAAAGCTTGCCTGGGAGAACATAAAGTGGGCAGGTTTTGACGATCGAGTTACGATAAAGCTGAAGGACATTTACGAGGGAATAGACGAGGAGAACGTTGATCATGTAATCCTAGACCTGCCCCAACCAGAAAGGGTTGTGGAGCATGCAGCAAAAGCATTAAAGCCAGGAGGATTCTTCGTTGCCTACACTCCCTGCGCTAATCAGGTGATAAGGCTTAGAGAAAAACTTAGGGAGTTCAAGGACGTTTTCATGAAGCCTAGAACTATTGATGTAGTAATATTCGAGCAAGAGGTAAAGAAGGAGTGCATGAGGCCCACCACTACAATTCTTGCTCACACTGGATACATAACGTTTGCCCGAAAGATTTGA
- a CDS encoding ABC transporter ATP-binding protein translates to MSLEVIGLSFSYDEEVLKNVSFDAYPGEITVILGPNGAGKSTLLRCIAGMLKCKGKVMFNGKPMDHEDRVKMIGYVPQEYSIRAPLTVLEIVLLGRVTQMSWKVRREDLAAAFNAMKKVGIENLAKRYIGELSGGQRQLVFIAQALAKEPRILLLDEPISNLDLKNKLKVLEMVRQITREEDIVTVLVLHELDFAIRYGDRVVVLNRGEVYCRGDPRKVITEEMILRVYGVRAKVVHGEIPHVLPLKSVDQESDERGLIIESPLRVP, encoded by the coding sequence GTGAGCTTAGAGGTAATAGGACTAAGCTTCTCCTATGATGAAGAGGTACTCAAAAACGTTAGCTTTGATGCCTATCCTGGGGAAATAACGGTAATCTTGGGGCCTAACGGGGCAGGTAAGTCAACACTTCTAAGGTGCATAGCGGGCATGTTAAAGTGTAAAGGAAAGGTAATGTTCAATGGGAAACCAATGGATCACGAGGATAGGGTAAAAATGATAGGCTACGTACCTCAAGAATACTCCATAAGAGCCCCTTTAACCGTGCTTGAGATAGTCCTCCTTGGAAGGGTAACCCAAATGTCTTGGAAGGTGAGGAGGGAGGATTTAGCGGCAGCATTTAATGCCATGAAGAAGGTTGGCATAGAGAACCTTGCTAAGAGGTACATAGGGGAGTTGAGCGGAGGTCAGAGGCAATTGGTATTCATAGCCCAAGCACTTGCAAAGGAACCAAGGATACTCTTGTTAGATGAACCGATAAGTAACCTCGACCTCAAGAACAAGCTTAAAGTTCTGGAGATGGTCAGGCAGATAACAAGGGAAGAAGACATCGTAACGGTATTGGTACTCCACGAGCTGGACTTTGCCATTAGATATGGGGATAGAGTTGTGGTTCTGAACAGGGGAGAAGTTTACTGCAGGGGAGATCCCAGGAAGGTAATAACGGAGGAAATGATACTGAGAGTGTATGGGGTTAGGGCCAAGGTAGTTCACGGAGAAATCCCCCACGTGCTACCATTAAAGTCAGTGGATCAAGAATCAGACGAGAGGGGGCTCATCATCGAGAGTCCTCTCAGGGTACCGTGA
- a CDS encoding FecCD family ABC transporter permease yields the protein MEVVYRGIIIRRIQLLTLFLFACLLSFLLDLSIGPAFLSPKDVLLGVLMPNSVDNVTRVIIWNIRLPIAITALLVGASLGLAGVEMQTILNNPLASPYTLGISAGAGFGAALAILLGANIVFVPISAFIFAMLSSLLIYSIAKIKGASTEIMVLAGIGIVFLFNSALAFIEYLASEETLQAIVFWLFGSLLKASWTKAGIIFLGFLPTFLILIKNAWQLTAMRLGDDGAKSLGINVEELRLKVLILISILTAIAVCFVGTIGFVGLVGPHIARMLIGEDQRFLIPASALSGAFILSFASVISKSIVPGAVLPIGIITSIIGVPFFMFLVMRKRREFW from the coding sequence ATGGAGGTAGTTTATAGGGGAATAATAATTAGGAGGATCCAACTCCTTACACTTTTTCTTTTTGCATGCCTTCTCTCTTTCCTTCTAGATCTCTCAATAGGGCCCGCATTCTTATCACCTAAGGATGTGTTGTTAGGCGTTTTAATGCCCAACTCAGTTGATAACGTGACGAGAGTTATAATATGGAACATAAGACTCCCGATAGCAATAACAGCGCTTTTAGTTGGAGCTTCCCTGGGACTCGCGGGAGTTGAGATGCAAACTATACTAAACAATCCCTTGGCAAGTCCCTACACCCTTGGAATTTCTGCGGGGGCTGGATTTGGGGCCGCCCTAGCAATTCTACTTGGAGCAAACATAGTTTTTGTTCCAATAAGCGCCTTCATCTTTGCAATGCTATCAAGCTTACTGATATATTCCATAGCGAAAATTAAAGGTGCCAGCACGGAGATCATGGTTCTAGCTGGAATTGGAATAGTCTTCCTCTTCAATTCCGCCCTTGCGTTTATAGAATACTTGGCATCTGAAGAAACACTTCAGGCTATAGTATTTTGGCTGTTCGGTAGCCTATTAAAGGCCAGTTGGACTAAAGCAGGGATAATATTCCTGGGATTTTTACCAACGTTCTTGATCCTCATTAAGAATGCATGGCAGCTAACAGCGATGAGATTAGGAGATGATGGAGCGAAAAGCCTTGGAATAAATGTTGAAGAGTTAAGGCTCAAAGTTTTAATTCTGATATCAATTTTAACGGCCATTGCGGTGTGCTTCGTTGGCACTATTGGATTCGTTGGGCTCGTTGGACCGCACATAGCTAGAATGTTAATCGGAGAAGATCAGAGGTTCCTCATTCCAGCTTCAGCCCTAAGCGGTGCCTTCATACTATCCTTTGCATCGGTAATCAGTAAATCCATTGTCCCAGGAGCCGTGTTACCGATAGGAATAATAACATCAATAATAGGGGTTCCATTCTTCATGTTCCTCGTCATGAGAAAGAGGAGGGAGTTCTGGTGA
- a CDS encoding CBS domain-containing protein yields MERKVARIMGKRKLVLLARKEELSHNIKYISKVPVRIVMDREFLKVQPETPIFELIGMFTSEETSAVVVDERDRLIGFITMKDLLSYFVPPRKYSVVGFGLLKRYAFTRASRVADVMVKRPITISVNDDLGHAIKLMIETGKHHLPVIDEERKVHGILEVKDIIRLIRIVAM; encoded by the coding sequence ATGGAAAGGAAGGTCGCGAGAATAATGGGTAAGAGAAAGCTTGTCCTATTAGCCAGAAAAGAGGAATTGAGTCATAATATAAAGTACATCTCAAAAGTTCCCGTGAGGATAGTTATGGATAGGGAGTTCCTAAAGGTTCAGCCCGAGACTCCAATTTTTGAGCTAATAGGGATGTTCACAAGCGAAGAAACTTCTGCAGTGGTTGTCGATGAAAGGGATAGATTAATTGGTTTTATAACAATGAAAGACCTATTGAGCTATTTCGTCCCTCCCAGGAAGTACTCCGTTGTGGGTTTTGGTCTGCTTAAGAGGTACGCCTTCACAAGGGCATCTAGGGTTGCCGATGTGATGGTAAAAAGGCCCATAACGATTAGCGTCAATGATGACCTTGGCCATGCCATAAAGCTCATGATTGAAACTGGAAAGCATCATTTACCCGTCATCGATGAGGAGAGGAAGGTGCATGGTATACTGGAAGTTAAGGACATAATAAGATTGATCAGAATAGTCGCGATGTAG
- a CDS encoding glycoside hydrolase family 5 protein: MSLRNHIVYGLNVRNWKDILKDVKRLGFNAIRLPFCSETIHDAMPNPNMINYDLNPNLRNLTGLEIMEKIIQEANRLGIYVLLDYHRIGCTEIEPLWYTDNYSEEQYIQDWVFLAKKFGRYPNVIGADIKNEPHDEASWGTGDNTDFRLFAERVGKAILKVAPHLLIFVEGTQYTHVPEIVMGVKYYPIRLPRDKVVYSPHVYGPSVYNMPYFDSPDFPKNMPQIWETHFGYLTSLNYTLVIGEWGGKYTGKDKVWQDAFSEWLIKKGIYNFFYWCLNPESGDTGGIFLDDWKTVNWEKMRVIYRIIKAARPNFNEPLFIILKKNTSRQVFDKGEKVTIYWYTNGEIIDSNFAKSNEGEIILTLNESINLYIVAKKGNETMRKDLYLSVIEPNTPITTTSRPTISERNPKIFTMLLVSLGILSFVVFLVLKKKLV; the protein is encoded by the coding sequence TTGAGCTTAAGGAATCACATCGTTTATGGCTTAAACGTCAGAAACTGGAAAGATATCCTCAAAGACGTTAAGAGGCTTGGTTTTAATGCTATTAGGCTTCCCTTCTGTAGTGAGACCATTCACGATGCGATGCCAAATCCAAACATGATAAACTACGATTTAAATCCTAATTTGAGGAACTTAACAGGCTTGGAGATAATGGAAAAGATAATTCAAGAGGCCAATAGACTTGGCATTTACGTGCTCCTTGACTATCATAGGATTGGCTGCACTGAAATTGAGCCCTTGTGGTACACCGATAACTACAGCGAAGAGCAGTACATCCAAGATTGGGTGTTTTTGGCGAAGAAGTTCGGGAGGTATCCAAACGTTATTGGGGCCGACATAAAGAATGAACCTCACGATGAGGCATCTTGGGGAACTGGAGATAATACAGATTTTAGGTTATTTGCTGAGAGGGTTGGCAAGGCTATACTCAAAGTTGCTCCTCACTTGCTGATTTTCGTTGAGGGGACGCAGTATACTCACGTTCCTGAGATTGTAATGGGAGTCAAGTACTATCCCATTAGGTTACCCAGGGACAAGGTAGTCTATTCTCCTCACGTTTATGGGCCCAGCGTTTACAACATGCCCTACTTCGATTCCCCAGACTTCCCCAAGAACATGCCTCAGATATGGGAGACGCACTTCGGTTACTTGACGAGCCTCAACTATACCCTCGTTATTGGAGAGTGGGGTGGGAAATACACTGGTAAGGACAAAGTCTGGCAGGATGCTTTCTCCGAGTGGTTAATCAAAAAGGGAATTTACAACTTCTTTTACTGGTGTCTAAATCCCGAAAGTGGCGATACTGGCGGAATATTCCTTGATGACTGGAAAACAGTGAATTGGGAGAAAATGAGAGTTATCTACAGGATAATAAAGGCAGCTAGGCCTAACTTTAATGAGCCGCTCTTCATAATCTTGAAGAAGAACACCTCGAGGCAGGTGTTTGATAAAGGAGAGAAAGTAACGATATACTGGTACACGAATGGAGAGATAATTGACTCTAACTTCGCTAAGTCCAACGAAGGGGAAATAATTTTGACGTTAAACGAGAGCATTAACCTCTACATAGTCGCCAAGAAGGGAAATGAAACCATGAGGAAAGACTTGTATCTTTCTGTAATAGAGCCGAATACTCCGATAACTACAACTTCCCGACCAACGATATCTGAGAGAAATCCTAAGATTTTTACAATGCTTCTAGTGTCTTTGGGTATATTGAGTTTTGTAGTTTTTCTGGTTCTCAAAAAGAAGCTTGTTTGA
- a CDS encoding Nre family DNA repair protein, protein MIKVNSKLCAICKGRKLLCGRPVCPILERFRAVQEVTPLINREDIFGSSPPSIFVGEYGYPKVRLGPLVPPIEGETSYLDSPNSWENVTIRDVLRYRSLLVMGQVKVDVDVRKSGRLIESIQELALSSKPVDSEILLKGKPIIKVLPSEFAPPVGPRGALRKLEVVDNPKVPRKVDYVVSDELKAKDAIITLYEAGFDEYYIIRLLSAGLLGIRRKLVPTRWSITAVQDTIGSYLRKIILDYEPIEKYELYFYEFLGNRYVVLLIPRRYSFELLEVWLKGSLFGSDEPSVIHDYEDFRGIRGYAEETSGAYYAARLSVLEYLRRRKKQASAIVFREVTPAYYAPVGVWQIRVGVRKALEKMPKTFEALTEALNEVRKILQHPLDKYLERSWLIKQLRQRSIEAFLGV, encoded by the coding sequence ATGATAAAGGTTAACTCTAAGCTTTGTGCCATATGTAAGGGTAGGAAACTTCTATGTGGTAGACCCGTCTGTCCAATTCTGGAGAGATTTAGGGCAGTTCAGGAGGTCACCCCCTTAATAAATAGGGAGGATATTTTTGGTTCATCTCCACCAAGCATTTTTGTTGGGGAGTATGGATACCCCAAAGTAAGACTCGGGCCTTTGGTCCCCCCTATAGAGGGTGAGACTTCTTATCTAGATAGTCCGAATTCCTGGGAGAACGTCACGATAAGGGACGTGCTAAGGTACAGGTCTCTGCTGGTTATGGGCCAGGTGAAGGTTGATGTCGATGTAAGGAAATCTGGAAGGCTAATTGAAAGTATTCAGGAGCTGGCCTTATCTTCTAAGCCCGTGGATAGTGAAATTTTACTAAAAGGAAAACCGATTATTAAGGTCCTTCCAAGTGAATTTGCGCCTCCGGTTGGGCCTAGAGGTGCTCTAAGGAAGTTAGAGGTTGTAGATAACCCAAAGGTACCTAGGAAAGTTGATTATGTAGTCAGCGATGAACTTAAGGCTAAGGATGCGATAATAACTTTATATGAGGCGGGTTTTGATGAGTATTACATAATAAGGCTATTGTCCGCTGGATTACTTGGTATTAGGAGGAAGTTAGTGCCTACAAGATGGAGCATCACCGCGGTTCAGGACACCATAGGTAGTTACCTTAGGAAGATCATCCTTGACTACGAGCCGATAGAAAAGTACGAGCTTTACTTTTACGAATTCCTGGGTAATAGGTACGTAGTCCTTTTAATCCCCAGGAGATACTCTTTTGAGTTGCTAGAGGTTTGGCTGAAAGGTTCCCTCTTTGGGAGTGACGAGCCTTCCGTGATTCATGACTATGAGGACTTTAGGGGAATACGGGGGTACGCTGAAGAGACAAGTGGAGCTTATTACGCTGCAAGGTTAAGCGTCTTGGAGTATTTAAGGAGGAGAAAGAAGCAGGCAAGTGCAATAGTATTTAGGGAAGTTACGCCAGCTTATTACGCTCCGGTTGGTGTATGGCAGATCAGGGTTGGGGTCAGAAAGGCGTTAGAGAAGATGCCCAAGACTTTTGAAGCACTTACGGAAGCTTTAAATGAAGTTAGGAAGATATTACAGCACCCTCTAGATAAGTACTTAGAGAGGAGTTGGTTAATTAAGCAATTAAGACAGAGAAGTATTGAGGCCTTCCTGGGGGTTTAA
- a CDS encoding Lrp/AsnC family transcriptional regulator encodes MVRAYVLLTIEIGKVEKVIEEIKKIPGVTKADAVTGPYDAIVHIEASDLGELTRKILHDIHNIDGVIDTTTAIVVEIEEE; translated from the coding sequence ATGGTTAGGGCTTACGTTTTGTTGACAATTGAGATCGGAAAAGTTGAGAAGGTTATTGAGGAGATTAAGAAGATACCAGGGGTTACAAAGGCAGATGCCGTTACTGGCCCCTATGACGCTATAGTTCACATAGAGGCCTCAGACTTAGGAGAGCTAACAAGGAAAATACTCCACGATATCCACAACATTGATGGAGTTATAGACACAACCACAGCAATTGTCGTCGAAATTGAAGAAGAGTAG